From the Perognathus longimembris pacificus isolate PPM17 chromosome 9, ASM2315922v1, whole genome shotgun sequence genome, one window contains:
- the LOC125357468 gene encoding solute carrier family 22 member 2-like, whose product MPTVDEILEHIGEFHFFQKQTFFLLSLLSVAFAPIYVGIVFLGFTPEHRCRSPGVAELSERCGWSRAEELNYTVPGLGAAGEAHLHQCMQYAVDWNQSALGCVDPLAGLAANRSQLPLQPCQHGWVYDAPGSSIVTEFNLVCANSWMLDLFQSAVNVGFFVGAVAIGYLADRFGRKFCLLVTILVNAVSGVLMAVAPNYTWMLIFRLIQGLVSKAGWLIGYILITEFVGLGYRRTVGIVYQAAFTVGLLVLSGVAYALPGWRWLQLTVTLPTFCFLLYYWCIPESPRWLLSQNKQGKAMRIVKHIAKKNGKSMPASLQSLRADEEALGAMHPSFLDLVRTPQMRKHTLILMYNWFTSSVLYQGLIMHMGLAGDNVYLDFFYSALVEFPAAIIIIVSIDRVGRRYPWAVSNMVAGVACLASVFIPDELPWLKVTVACLGRMNITMAFEMVCLVSAELYPTFIRNLGVHVCSSMCDIGGIFTPFLVYRLAALWPELPLVVFAAVGLIAGGLVLLLPETKGKALPETIQDAENLLRPRKYNEKMIYLQVKKSDTPRT is encoded by the exons ATGCCCACCGTGGACGAGATTCTAGAACACATAGGGGAGTTCCACTTTTTCCAGAAGCAGACGTTTTTCCTCTTATCTCTGCTCTCCGTGGCCTTTGCCCCCATCTACGTGGGCATCGTCTTCCTGGGCTTCACCCCCGAGCACCGCTGCCGGAGCCCCGGGGTGGCCGAGCTGAGCGAGCGATGCGGCTGGAGCCGGGCCGAGGAGCTGAACTACACGGTGCCCGGGCTGGGGGCCGCGGGCGAGGCCCACCTCCACCAGTGCATGCAGTACGCGGTGGACTGGAACCAGAGCGCCCTGGGCTGCGTGGACCCGCTGGCCGGCCTGGCCGCCAACCGGAGCCAGCTGCCGCTGCAGCCCTGCCAGCACGGCTGGGTGTACGACGCGCCCGGCTCCTCCATCGTCACCGAG TTTAACCTGGTGTGCGCCAACTCCTGGATGCTGGACCTGTTTCAGTCGGCCGTGAACGTGGGGTTTTTCGTCGGCGCTGTGGCTATTGGCTACCTAGCAGACAG GTTTGGCCGCAAGTTCTGCCTCTTGGTCACAATCCTCGTCAATGCCGTCTCTGGGGTTCTCATGGCTGTGGCCCCCAACTACACATGGATGCTGATATTTCGCTTGATCCAAGGGCTGGTCAGCAAAGCCGGCTGGTTGATCGGCTACATCCTGA TTACAGAATTCGTTGGTCTGGGCTACCGCAGAACGGTGGGGATTGTCTACCAAGCGGCCTTCACCGTGGGGCTGCTGGTGCTCTCCGGGGTGGCCTATGCCCTTCCGGGCTGGCGGTGGCTACAGCTCACCGTGACTCTGCCCACCTTCTGCTTCCTGCTCTACTACTG GTGCATACCCGAGTCACCACGCTGGCTGCTCTCCCAGAACAAACAAGGGAAGGCCATGAGGATTGTGAAGCACATCGCCAAGAAGAATGGAAAATCCATGCCGGCCTCCCTTCAG AGTCTGCGGGCAGACGAGGAAGCGTTGGGAGCCATGCACCCTTCCTTTCTGGACTTGGTCAGAACCCCTCAGATGAGGAAGCACACTTTGATCTTGATGTACAACTG GTTCACGAGCTCTGTTCTCTATCAGGGCCTCATCATGCACATGGGCCTGGCAGGGGACAATGTCTACCTAGACTTCTTCTACTCGGCCCTGGTGGAGTTCCCGGctgccatcatcatcatcgtctcCATAGACCGTGTTGGCCGCCGGTACCCTTGGGCTGTGTCAAATATGGTGGCGGGGGTGGCCTGTCTAGCTTCGGTGTTCATCCCTGATG AGCTCCCGTGGCTGAAAGTCACCGTGGCTTGCTTGGGGAGGATGAACATCACCATGGCCTTCGAGATGGTCTGCCTGGTCAGCGCAGAGCTGTACCCCACCTTCATCAG GAACCTTGGCGTCCACGTCTGCTCCTCCATGTGTGACATCGGCGGCATCTTCACCCCGTTCCTCGTCTACCGCCTCGCCGCCCTGTGGCCGGAGCTCCCGCTGGTGGTGTTCG CCGCGGTTGGCCTGATCGCTGGAGGACTAGTCTTGCTGCTACCAGAAACCAAAGGGAAGGCTTTGCCTGAGACCATCCAGGATGCGGAGAATTTGCTGAG ACCAAGAAAATATAACGAAAAGATGATTTATCTCCAAGTCAAGAAATCAGACACGCCAAGAACCTGA